The Oryzihumus leptocrescens sequence GCGCACGACCGTGGCGAACAGCCAGGTGCGGATGATGTCCTGGCCCTGCGGGCGCAGGTCCATCGGGAAGATCTTGGTGAACAGGTCGCGGTCACCGCGCCAGCCGGCCGCGATCTGCGGGGTCAGCGAGGAGATGGCCCACGTGTCCATGACGTCCGGGTCGCCGGTGAAGCCGCCCGGCTGGTCGCGCTGGGACTCCTCGTAGCCCGCCGGCACATCGGCGTAGGGGTCGACGGGGAGCTGGTCCTCCGACGGGGTGATCGGGTGGTCGAAGCCGACCTCGCCGTGGGCGTCGATCGGGTACCACAGCGGGATGGCCACGCCGAAGAAGCGCTGCCGGCTGATCAGCCAGTCGCCGTTGAGCCCGCCCACCCAGTTCTCGTAGCGGGTGCGCATGAACGGCGGGTGGAACTCCAGCTCGCGGCCCCGGGCCAGCAGCTGCTCCCGCAGGTCGGTGTCACGGCCGCCGTTGCGGATGTACCACTGGCGGGAGGTCACGATCTCCAGCGGCTTGTCGCCCTTCTCGAAGAAGTTCGCCTTGCGCTGGGTGGCCGTCGGCTCGCCGTCGAGGTCGCCGCTCTCGCGCAGCGCGTCGACGATCGTCGTGCGCGCGGAGAAGGTCGTCTTGCCGGCGAGGTCGTCGAACAGCTTCTTGCCCCGGGCCGAGGTGACCCACTCGGGCGTCTCGTGCTGGATCCGCCCGTTGCGCTGGATGACCGAGCGCGTGGGCAGCTGCAGCTCGCGCCACCACTGCACGTCGGTGAGGTCACCGAAGGTGCAGCACATGGCGATGCCGGCGCCCTTGTCGGGCTCGGCGGCGGGGTGCGCCAGCACCGGCACCTCGACCCCGAACAGCGGCGAGGTGACTGTGGTGCCGAACAGCCCGGCGTACCGCTCGTCGTCGGGGTGCGCGATGAGCGCGACCACGGCCGGGATGAGCTCGGGGCGGGTGGTCTCGATGTAGACCTTCTCCCCGTCGGCGCGGTGGAACGCGACGCGGTGGAAGTGGCCCGGGTAGTCGCGCGCCTCGAGCTCGGCCTGGGCCACGGCGGTCTGGAACGTCACGTCCCACAGGCCCGGCGCCTCGGCCTGGTAGGCCTCGCCGCGCGCGAGGTTGCGCAGGAACGCCTGTTGCGCCACGGCGCGCGAGCGGCCGTCGATGGTGCGGTAGCTGATGTCCCAGTCCACGGACAGGCCCAGCGTGCGCCACAGGTGCTCGAAGGTCTTCTCGTCCTCGACGGTGAGCACGTCGCACAGCTCGATGAAGTTGCGCCGGCTGATCGGCTTCTGGTCGGCTGCCTTGACGCTCTTGCCCTCGGCACCCTGCAGGGGCGGGACGAAGCCCTCCTCGTAGGGCAGCGAGGCGTCACCGCGCACGCCGTAGTAGTTCTGCACCCGGCGCTCGGTCGGCAGGCCGTTGTCGTCCCAGCCCATCGGGTAGAACACCTCGAAGCCGGCCATCCGCTTGTAGCGCGCGATGCAGTCGGTGTGCGTGTAGGAGAACACGTGGCCGACGTGCAGCGAGCCGCTCGCCGTGGGCGGCGGGGTGTCGATGGAGTAGATCTCCTCGCGGGCCTTGCTGCGGTCGAAGGTGTAGGTGCCCTGCTCGCTCCATACCTGCGCCCACTTCTCCTCGAGGCCGTCGATCGACGGCTTCTCCGGGATGGTCACGGCGCGCGGGGCGTGGGCGGGGTTGGTCATGCGTCGAATCCTCCCAGATGCCGCGGGGCGGTCACGAACGGGTTTGCCCTGCGTGCAGCGGTATGGCGTGCGCCCGGCTGGGCAGGGCTGGTTCAGGGCTGCTGACTGGCCGCGACGGCCCGTCGCCGCCCGGCGCGACGGCGACGTCGCGGCTGGGCGAGCATCCCGCCCAGCACCAGGGCCAGGAGGGCGCTGACGCCGCCGAGGCACCACCACAGGGCAGCCGTGCGCTGCGGGGCCAGCGGGTCGCTGACCTTGCGCAGGTCCAGCGGCTTGGCCCGGGCCGCGGCCACGGCGTGCGGGGCGCTGCCCGGGGCGACCGGCCCGGCCAGGCTGTCGTCCATCACGGCGGTCAGGGCCTCGTAGGGCTGGACCAGGCCCCAGCCGGCCCGGTCGTCGCGCCCGTCCCGGCGGTCGCGGGCGGCGGTCACCTCGAGCCGGTGCTTCCAGTCGGCGGGCGTGGCGTGCGGGAACTGCTGGGCCAGCAGGGCCGCCGATGCCGAGACGTAGGCGGTGGCGAAGCTGGTCGACTCGCCCTCGGCGCTGATGAGGCAGTCACCGGCCCCGTAGTAGGTGGTCAGGATGTTGGTGCCCGGCGCGGACAGGTCGACGTGCGGGCCGTGGATCGAGTCGTCGGTGACGGTGTCACCGAGGTCGGCCGCCGAGACCGCCACGGCCTCGGGGTAGCCGCCGGGGTAGCGCACCCCGTCGCTCTTGTCCTCCGCGGTGGTGCGGTTGCCGGCGGAGGCCACGACGAGCGCGCCCCGGCCGGTGGCGTACTGGACCGCGTCACGCAGTCGGGCGTCGTCGGTGGGGGTGCTCATCGAGACGTTGATGACCTGTGCCCCGTGGTCGGCCGCCCAGCGGATGCCCTCGGCCATGCGGTCGGGCCGGGGCCCGACGCCTGCGGCGCGGCTCTGGTCGTCGGCGCCGAAGAAGACGCGCACGGGCATGATCCTGGCGTCCGGGGCCAGTCCGACCACGCCCGACCCGGGGAGCCGGCGGGCGGCGATCTCGCCGGCGATCGCGGTGCCGTGGCCCGCCTCGTCGCCGTCCGCGCCCAGCCCGGGCACGAAGCTCTTGCCCGGCACCAGCACGCCCTGCAGGTGCTCGTTGTGCCGGTCGACCCCGGAGTCGACGACCGCGACGACGACGCCCCGACCGGTGGCCACGCCCCAGGCGTAGCGGGCATTGAGCCGTTGCAGTGCCGGGGGAGTGTCCTTGACCAGCTGGGCGATCTTGGGGTTGCACTCCTGGGCCTGCGCCACGGTCGGCGCGGTCACCGTGAGCCCGGTGGCCGCGATACTCGTGGCCGCGGCGAGGGCGAGCAGCCGGCGGGCGCGCATCAGCGGCCTGTCGAGATGGCGGACGACGCGGCCTTGACCGACAGGGTCGGCCCGGAGCGGAACAGCTCCAGCCACGCCTGCGGCACCGGGGTGACGTCGCCCTTGGCGTAGCCCAGGCGCGCGAGCACGTCGTCACCGCCCTCGACGGAGTAGGCCGTGGCCGTCTGGTCGATGGCCAGCACCGGTCCCCGGTTGATGATGTTGTCGCCGATCGCCCGCACGAGGGCGCCGGCACCTCCCTCGACCGTGGTCAGCGTGCCCTGCGCCGGGGTGGCCACGGAGGGCGCCGTGCTCAGGGAGACCTTCGGCAGGGTGGTCGGCCCGGCGGTCAGCGTGGCGCACGGGACGCCGTCGAGGGCCGTGGGCACCTGCTCGGGCCACTGCGGCGGCACGATCGAGCTGTCGGTGGTGCGCAGCGAGCCGACCTCGGCTGGGGTGGCCGCGATGTCGTTGCCGACGCCACGGCCCGAGCCGAGCTGGTAGAGGGCGTAGGCGAACGGCGGCAGCAGGGCCAGGTCGCCACTGGGGGTGACGAGGTAGCGGCGCGGGTCGCCGCCCGGGGTGGCCACGGCCAGCACCGAGCCGACGGTGGCGCCCTGGGGGAGACCCGACACGCTGCGCCCCACGCCGTCGAGGTTCAGCGGGCTCAGCTCCGGCCCGCTGGGGAACAGGTTGGTCCACGACGCCGGCGCCTCCACCGGGGTGGCGCCGTCGAGCCCGAGCGCACGCAGCACCCCCGGGCCGTCGCCCTCGGCCACCGGCAGGCGGTAGCCGCCGGTCACCACGAAGAGCCGACCGCCGGTGCGCACCACCACGGCCTTGTCCCGGGCCGGGATGCTCGCGGTCCCTGACCCGAGCGTGGTGCGGACACCGCCGGAGCGGCCGGCGCAGGAGACCCACCCCGTGCGGACCAGGCGCTCGCGCGGGGTCAGGGAGTCGGGGGCGCCGAGGATGCCGATCGTGGCGCCGCGAGGTGCGCGGGTGATCTTGTCGTCGTCGACGGTGACGACCTTGAAGGAGTTTGCGGGGATCAGCAGCCGGGCGCTGGAGGTGTTGATGATCGGGTAGAGCACCTGCTTGATGGCGACGTAGCGCGCACCGCTGGCCTTGGCGATCACCAGGGAGTTGTCGTCCCACCCGTCAGGCAGCGAGGGCTGCAGGGCGCCGGCCGCGAGGCCGCCCAGGCCCAGCAGGACCGACAGCGCGATGCCACCGACGACGGCGCGCAGCGGCCGCTGCGGCTCGACCTCACGGCCGCCCGGCGAGCCGCTGACGAAGGCGGTGGTGAGCCGCCGGCGGCTGAACGACTGAGCCTCGACCAGGTCCTTCTTCGTTGCCACAGAGGTTCCCTGCCTTCACCGTGTCAGAGCGAGCGGGCGGGGCGGTCCGCCGATGGTGGTCCGCCCCGCCCGAGGTGTATGCCGTGCCCGTCGCGTCAGTGCCGCCGCTGGTGCGCCGCCTGCAGGCGCGAGCGCACCACGAGGGTGCCGATGCCCAGCATCAGCAGGGCTGCGGCCAGGGACAGCAGCGGGACGATGTTGGCGCCGGTGTAGGCCAGCACCGGGTTGCTCGACTGTGCGGAGGACTGGGCGCGCGCCGGGTCCTGGGCGCCGACGGCGTTCTGGTAGGAGCTGCCCGCGCAGAGCAGGCCACCGCAGGCGCCGTCCTGGACCGCACCGTCGGCGCCGGCGTTGCCGCCCCCGAGGCCGCCGGTCGGGACCGAGCTGCCGCCGCTGTGACCGGGGGCGGTGGAGCTGGAGCTGGAGCCACCCGGCAGGCCCGGGAGGGACGGCAGCGTCGCGGTGACCGTGATCCCGCCACCGTCGGTGGGCGGCTCGGTCGTCGACGAGCTGGACGTCGTGGTCTCTGTCGGCGTCTCCGTGGACGGGTCGCTCGGCGTGGTGGGCGGCGTCGTGTCCGTCGGCGGGTCGGTCGGGTCGTCCGCGGCGGGGATCGCGGCGGCCACCCGGACGCCGGTGTCGAGCGTGTGTGCCTGCGCCACCCACGGCGTCACGCCCACGAGGCAGGCGGTGGTCAGGCCGGCAGCGGCAATGGCACTGAGACGGCGCATGGAAGTCACAGGTCCCCCTTGAGGTGGTCAGAAGTCGTGCCCCCGGCTCCGTGACGGAGTCGGGGGAACTTTACGGTCGGCCGGTGGATTGCGGCAAATGTCTGCTCGGTCACGTTCAGAAGACCCCCGCCGCCGCGAGCGAGAGCGGCAGCAGGGCCACGAGGCAGGCCCCATCGAGGGCGTCGGCGACCCGGCCCAGGCCCACGCGGGAGCGGGGGGCCAGCAGGGCCAGGGCGACCACGACGGCGGCTGCGCCGGCGAGGGCCACCCCCATGAACGGCCGCCACGACGGGTGGGTGAGGGCGGCGCTGACGCCGACGACGGCCAGGCCGAGCACCCCGACGACCATGGCGACCAGGACGCTGGAGCGGGTGCGGCTGTGCCGGGTGCGCAGCAGGACCGCGGCGAACGCGGTCGCACCCAGCACCGTGCCGAGCACCCCGGCGGACGCGGCCTGCGGGGCGCACACGAGGGCGACCAGACCGGTGGCCATGCTCAGGGCCAGCAGCAGCTGGTGGCCGAGGCGCACCTGGCGGCGAACTGCCGCGCGCTCGACCCGCGGCGCGTCGGCGTAGATCTCGGCCTCGGTGCGCGCGGGGTGGGTGGACAGCCGGCTGGAGGAGATGGCCAGCCAGGGGAGCAGGTTGCTGGTGATGACCGCGACGGCCAGCATCACGGCGCAGATCCCGGCGACGGCCCAGCCCGTGAACCCGGTCAGGGCGCCGACGACGGCCAGCGCGAGGCCGACGGCGGCGGACGCGCCGACCATGGAGCGGTAGTGGGTCACCGCCACCATCCCGGAGATGCCCGCGACGCACATCGCGGCTCCGGCGTAGAGCAGCGGTCGTGCCCACACGCTGCCGTGCGTGGTCACCGCGAAGCCGGCCACCGCGGCATACGCGGTGGCCACCACGGCCAGGGCGGCGGCGGGCACGTGCTGGTCACGGGTGTGCGCCAGGACCGCGGCGACGACCACGAGAAGGGCTGCCACGACGGCACCCATGGCCACGACGAGCGCCCCGTGACCGCGGGCGGTGAACAGGGCCACAGCGCCGGCCAGGAAGAAGACGACCGAGGCGCCGAGCGCGGTGCGGGCGCTGTTCTCCGCCGTCCACGGGGCGAACTGGGACTCGACCAGGTCGGCGACCGCCTCGACCACGTCGTCGTAGACCTTGGTCTCGACGGCGTCACCGGCCGGCTCGAGGGCAAGGACGAAGCCGTCCTCCACGCCCTGCGCCGCCAGGCTGCGGTCGGGCTCGACGGGGATCCCGTCGTGCCGCACGAGCCGGAAGCCCTGCGAGACGGTGTCGAGGTGGAGCTGGCCGAGCTCCCGGGCGAGCTCGGGGATGATCTCGGCGACGGGGATCCCGCCAGGCAGGCCGAGGTCGGCCCGCCGCGTGCCTGCGGTCACGGACAGGCGGATCAGCGTGGTCGCGGCGGTGCTGGTCTGGGTCACGGGCCCCTCCCCGGGTGACGGTCACGGCGTGCACGCCCCGAGCACCACGGCCGAGGGCGGGTCGAGCATAGCCACGACGAGAGGCTGCCGATGACTAGTCCGAATGGGCTAGTCTGCTCGCGGCCTCGTCCCAACGGGGCCGGAGGCACGTGCATGCCACAGGACACGACACGTCACGCGCCCCATGGGGGGGCCACGAACAGGGGAGGCAAACATGGCCGGTGAAGTCTCAGCTGCCGATGGTGCAATTGACCGGGGCGCCAAGATCATCTCCGACACCCGCGACCAGCTGAACTCCGAGCTGAGCGCGCTGCGCGGCAAGCTCGCAGGCATCGGCGCGCAGTGGAAGGGCTCGGGCTCGACGAGCTTCCAGTCCGCGATGAACCGGTGGGACGAGGACTCCCGCAAGATCATCGACGCGTTGAACCGCTTCGAGTCCAACCTGCGCTCGTCGCAGAGCACCTACACCCAGCGCGACGACTCGGCCCAGTCGTCGTTCAGCAAGCTCCAGTCCCGTCTCGGCTGAATCAGGGGGAACGCACATGTTCAAGGTTGAGTTCGGCGCACTCCAGCAGGCGGCCGGCGACATCAAGGCCGGTGCCAACAACATCGACAGCAAGCTGCAGCAGATGGACCAGTCCCTGGCCCCGCTGCGCTCGGACTGGACGGGTTCGGCCTCCGAGGCCTACACCCAGGCCAAGGCCCAGTGGACCTCCGCGATCCAGGACATGAAGCAGCTGCTGGCCGACATCGGCACCGCGGTCGATGCCAGCCACCAGGACTACTCCGAGGGCGAGAAGCACAACACCAACCTCTGGTAGCCGCCACGGTCGTGCCGGAGCCCCCGCGCGGGACTCCGGCACGTGCCGCGACGGCTGCGAGTGACCAGCACGACCGCGTGAAAGGGGAAACGCGATGAACTACCTGGCAGATGGCGGGGGCGGCGGCTACCCGGGGGGACAGCACGCCGAGTACGACTTCGAGATGATCCGTCGGCTGGCGCACTCCAAGGGCGCGGTGTGGACCGAGCACGCCAAGGCCAGCCACAGCAAGGTGACCTCGACGGGGCTGAGCGCGGACTCGTTCTCGGACATCCCCTCCTGCCAGGAGTTCGGTCAGGTCTACCAGGCCGCCTACGACATCTACGTCGCGACGCTGGCCGGCGTCCAGAAGGACGTCAAGGCCTACCAGGAGAAGCTGCTGGCGGTGGCCCAGCACATGGAGGACCGGGACCACCGAGCGGAGTCGGTCTTCGCCCACTTCGGCAACGACAGCTCCACGCTGGCGGTGCAGCGCAACTACGACGCGCAGACGCACACCGAGGAGGCGGCGGACGCCTCCGACGTCGTCCGCGAGACCCGTGGCGAGCAGCACTCGGGCGCCGGCCAGTCCGCACCGACCTCGGCGGACCAGGGCGACGCCGCGACGGTGACCCCCGCAGCGAGTGGCTCCGCCCCGACCACGGCCCCGACGCCGAAGGACGGGCAGACCCGCGTCCAGGCCAGCGCCGACCCCTACGCCAGCGACAAGCCGGGTGCCTGAGCTCGGCCCGGCCAGCACGAGAAGGAGCCACGTGAGCCCGACCACCGCCCGTCCGACCGGCAGACGGCGCCGTGCCCTCGCCACGGCGGCCGCACTCAGCCTGGCGCTGGGCGCCACCCTCGCTTCCGCGCTCTCCCACGCGCCGGCGGCACAGGCGGCGGTGCCTGCTCCGGTGGCCCTGTCCGCGGCCGACCAGCCCACGCAGTGGTGGTACGACGCCATGGGTTACGCCGAGCTGCACAAGTACGGCACCGGCAAGGGCATCACCGTGGCCGTCATCGACGAGCCGATCGACCCCAGCGTCCCCGAGCTGAAGGGCAAGCTTGCCTCGGTCACGACGCTCTGCCCGAACAAGGCGGTGGCGACCGGAACGGGCGCCGCGGCCGACCACGCCACCAACGTCGCCTCACTGATCGTGGGCACGGGGCGGGGCAACGGCGGTCCCGGCGTGCGAGGCATCGCCCCCGACGCCACGCTGCGGTTCTACGCCCTGGGTCGGGGTGACAACGACGTCTGCAACAACTCGTTCGACCAGACGATGGCCCAGACGATGGACCGGGCGGTCAAGGACGGCGCGAAGATCATCAGCATCAGCCTGGACGGTGGGTTCAACCAGCCGCTGTTCATCGCCGCCCTCGCCCGAGCCGAACGCGCGGGCGTGATCGTCGTCTCCGGCACCGATGACCAAGGCGGCGTGGACTACCCCGCCCTCGCCAACGGCGTGGTGTCGGTGAACTTCGTGGACCGGCACGCCAAGCTGGACCCCCTGGCGGCGCACGGCACCAAGAGCGCCGGGCTGGTCGACATCGCCGCCCCCGGGACGAACATGCTCATGGGCTCCCACCGGGGTGGCCGATGGGTGAGCGGGACGTGCGCCTGCCGCGGGTCCTCACTCGCCACGCCGCTGGTGGCCGGTGGTCTCGCAGCCGTGTGGTCGCACTTCCCACAGGCCACGGGCAACCAGCTCCTGCAGATGATGGTCAACACCCCGGGACTGACGCGAGGCAGCGCGTCCGGCGGCGGCAGCGGATGGGTCTACGGCTTCCGTCGGGTGGGGTCCGGGTTCCCGGCGGTGAAGCAGTCGGGCGGTGGATTCGGCTGGGGGATCTTCGACCCCGCGGACATGATGTACCGCCAGCCCGCGCAGTTCCCGGATGTGAACCCCGTCCTGGAGATCAGCAACGACGACAAGGTGTTGCCGACGTGGAGCCAGGTCACCGGCAAGCCGTTGCCCGGGCAGGGATCGACTGCGACCGCCACGGGCACGGCGTCGGCGACGTCCGGCGGCGCGGCCGCGGCACCGCACTCTGCCGATGGCGGAGGGTCACCCCTGGTGTGGGTGCTGGGGGGCGTGGTGATCGTGCTGGTGGCCGCCGGTGGGGTGGCGATGGCAGTCAGGCGGGGACGGAGCCGGCAGGCGCCGGCCGAGGAGAAAGCACTGGAGGGGAGCAGTCATGGCAGTGGCATCTGACGGGGGCGGCGGTTACGCCGGGGGCCCGAAGGAGCAGGAGCTCCGCAAGATCTACTCGTTCTCGTCCCAGGCCGGACCCGCGGCCAAGGACTGGAGCAAGGCCGCAGACGACATCACGGCGCTGGCCAAGAGCGTCGAGGCGACCAAGAGCGAGCTCAGCGCGTCGTGGAAGGGCGATGCCGCCAGCGCGGCCTTCTCGGCGATGGACACCCTCAAGTCCGCGCTCGACGCACGAGCAGCCCAGCTGCACCAGGTGAGCGACGCGCTCAGCAAGGCCGTCGCAGCGGCCAACGACGCCCAGACCGCCTATGAGACGCGGGTGGCCACGGTCCCGGTCTCGGTCGACGCCCAGCAGTACACCTCGCCGGGCATGTGCAAGACCGACGGCACCACCGTGCCGCCCAAGCTCGACCAGGCCGCCTACGACCAGGCGGTGGCGGACCAGAAGGCCAAGCGTGAGGCAGCCGCCGGTTCAGTGCTCACCGGCCTCAACTCGGACATGGGCGCCGCGACCGCGCAGGTGCCGGTCACGGGCTACCACCGCAAGACTGCGATTACGGTTGATCGGTGGCCTCCGAAGCCTCCGGTTCAGAGTGGCGGCGGCAGCGGGCCCTCACCGTTCACCGGGGCCAGCACCTCGGGCACCAACCACTACGTGTCCAGCTCCGGCTGGAACACCCAGAGCGGCGACCAGACCATCGCCCAGGTCGTGCCGTCCTTCGGGTCCGCCAACCCGGGCAGTGACTTCGTGACGTCCGCGGACGGCACCGTGAGCGGCGTCATCCCGGGCGCCGACGTCTCGCTGCCGCCCGGTGTCAGCGGCGTCTCCGGCGGGAGCGGCTCCGGGCTGACCGGCGCGGCCGGCGTCGGCGGCATGCTCGCCGGCGGCATCTCCGTCGGCGGCATCCTGCGCGGGGGCTCCGGCGCGGCCAAGGGCGGCCTGTCGGGCCTGACCAGCGGTCTGCGCGGCGGTCTCGGGTCCGTCGTCGCCGACGGTGAGGCCGCGCTGGGTTCGGCCGGCGGTCGCGGCGCGGCGGGCATGGTCCGCGCCGGTGGCGCCCTGTCCGGTATGCCGGGTGGCGCCGGTGCCGCGGCCGGCGAGGCCGCCGGCGGCCGTGGTGGCCTCATGCCCGGTGGCGGCGGCGGTGGCGGGATGGGCGGCAGCGGCGCCGGTGGCTCCGCGGTCCGAGGCGCCTCCGGTGCCGGCAAGTACGGCGTGCCCAAGCTCGATGGCCCGGGAGGCCGGGGCAGTGGTGCGGCCGCCGAGGGCGAGGCTGCCGAGCGGGCAGCCGGGTCCCGGGGCAGCGCGGGCTCGCGAGCAGCCGGGGGCACCGGCGGCACCGCCCAGGGTGGCGGCGCCGGCGGCGGGGCCGACGGACGACAGAAGCGCGACCGGGACTACCTCACCCACGAGGACGAGGAGAACTGGTACGACGACGAGACCGGCGCGAGCCCGTCCGTCTGGGAGTGACCACTGAGGTGCGCCGGCCTGCGGGCCGGCGTACCCGGCATACCACGGGGTTTGTGAGCTCAGGGAGGAGTCACCCATGGGTGGCGGGGGATTCGATGTCGAGATCGGCCAGATGGACCTGGCCGAGCAGCTCTTCGAGCGGCAGCAGGGCCACATGGCGGCGATCCGTGGCTACGTGAGCAGCACCTGCTCCGCGCCGGGGGCGTTCCAGGGGCTGATGAGCCTGCTGCGCGGTCATTACAGCGGCTGCCTCAGCCAGGCCGAGACGGGTCTGGACCACGGCGGTCAGGTTGCCGACCACTGCGCGTCCAAGATCGGGCTGACCCGGTCCACCTACCTGCGCATGGACAAGGCCGCCTACGACCGGTTCGCCGAGAAGGAGAAGGCGGCGGGGCGGACCGT is a genomic window containing:
- the valS gene encoding valine--tRNA ligase, translating into MTNPAHAPRAVTIPEKPSIDGLEEKWAQVWSEQGTYTFDRSKAREEIYSIDTPPPTASGSLHVGHVFSYTHTDCIARYKRMAGFEVFYPMGWDDNGLPTERRVQNYYGVRGDASLPYEEGFVPPLQGAEGKSVKAADQKPISRRNFIELCDVLTVEDEKTFEHLWRTLGLSVDWDISYRTIDGRSRAVAQQAFLRNLARGEAYQAEAPGLWDVTFQTAVAQAELEARDYPGHFHRVAFHRADGEKVYIETTRPELIPAVVALIAHPDDERYAGLFGTTVTSPLFGVEVPVLAHPAAEPDKGAGIAMCCTFGDLTDVQWWRELQLPTRSVIQRNGRIQHETPEWVTSARGKKLFDDLAGKTTFSARTTIVDALRESGDLDGEPTATQRKANFFEKGDKPLEIVTSRQWYIRNGGRDTDLREQLLARGRELEFHPPFMRTRYENWVGGLNGDWLISRQRFFGVAIPLWYPIDAHGEVGFDHPITPSEDQLPVDPYADVPAGYEESQRDQPGGFTGDPDVMDTWAISSLTPQIAAGWRGDRDLFTKIFPMDLRPQGQDIIRTWLFATVVRAHLEHDSLPWKHAAISGWILDPDRKKMSKSKGNAETPEGIVTQHGADAVRYWAASARLGTDAAYDTGQMKVGRRLAIKVLNASKFALSFGDVEGDLAAAVTDPLDAAMLAGLAEVVDKATGGFEAYDHTRALEVTEAFFWTFCDDYLELVKDRAYGARGEEAAASARAALRIALDVLLRLLAPFLPYATEEVWSWWHDGSIHRAPWPEADDVKTAAAQADPAVLGAVGAALAGVRKAKSEAKVGMRAEVSAMTLAGPAAELDRVRAGLDDLRAAGKITADIGFADAEALEVRDVTLVPVVKD
- a CDS encoding S8 family serine peptidase — protein: MRARRLLALAAATSIAATGLTVTAPTVAQAQECNPKIAQLVKDTPPALQRLNARYAWGVATGRGVVVAVVDSGVDRHNEHLQGVLVPGKSFVPGLGADGDEAGHGTAIAGEIAARRLPGSGVVGLAPDARIMPVRVFFGADDQSRAAGVGPRPDRMAEGIRWAADHGAQVINVSMSTPTDDARLRDAVQYATGRGALVVASAGNRTTAEDKSDGVRYPGGYPEAVAVSAADLGDTVTDDSIHGPHVDLSAPGTNILTTYYGAGDCLISAEGESTSFATAYVSASAALLAQQFPHATPADWKHRLEVTAARDRRDGRDDRAGWGLVQPYEALTAVMDDSLAGPVAPGSAPHAVAAARAKPLDLRKVSDPLAPQRTAALWWCLGGVSALLALVLGGMLAQPRRRRRAGRRRAVAASQQP
- the eccB gene encoding type VII secretion protein EccB, yielding MATKKDLVEAQSFSRRRLTTAFVSGSPGGREVEPQRPLRAVVGGIALSVLLGLGGLAAGALQPSLPDGWDDNSLVIAKASGARYVAIKQVLYPIINTSSARLLIPANSFKVVTVDDDKITRAPRGATIGILGAPDSLTPRERLVRTGWVSCAGRSGGVRTTLGSGTASIPARDKAVVVRTGGRLFVVTGGYRLPVAEGDGPGVLRALGLDGATPVEAPASWTNLFPSGPELSPLNLDGVGRSVSGLPQGATVGSVLAVATPGGDPRRYLVTPSGDLALLPPFAYALYQLGSGRGVGNDIAATPAEVGSLRTTDSSIVPPQWPEQVPTALDGVPCATLTAGPTTLPKVSLSTAPSVATPAQGTLTTVEGGAGALVRAIGDNIINRGPVLAIDQTATAYSVEGGDDVLARLGYAKGDVTPVPQAWLELFRSGPTLSVKAASSAISTGR
- the eccD gene encoding type VII secretion integral membrane protein EccD gives rise to the protein MTQTSTAATTLIRLSVTAGTRRADLGLPGGIPVAEIIPELARELGQLHLDTVSQGFRLVRHDGIPVEPDRSLAAQGVEDGFVLALEPAGDAVETKVYDDVVEAVADLVESQFAPWTAENSARTALGASVVFFLAGAVALFTARGHGALVVAMGAVVAALLVVVAAVLAHTRDQHVPAAALAVVATAYAAVAGFAVTTHGSVWARPLLYAGAAMCVAGISGMVAVTHYRSMVGASAAVGLALAVVGALTGFTGWAVAGICAVMLAVAVITSNLLPWLAISSSRLSTHPARTEAEIYADAPRVERAAVRRQVRLGHQLLLALSMATGLVALVCAPQAASAGVLGTVLGATAFAAVLLRTRHSRTRSSVLVAMVVGVLGLAVVGVSAALTHPSWRPFMGVALAGAAAVVVALALLAPRSRVGLGRVADALDGACLVALLPLSLAAAGVF
- a CDS encoding WXG100 family type VII secretion target translates to MAGEVSAADGAIDRGAKIISDTRDQLNSELSALRGKLAGIGAQWKGSGSTSFQSAMNRWDEDSRKIIDALNRFESNLRSSQSTYTQRDDSAQSSFSKLQSRLG
- a CDS encoding WXG100 family type VII secretion target; this translates as MFKVEFGALQQAAGDIKAGANNIDSKLQQMDQSLAPLRSDWTGSASEAYTQAKAQWTSAIQDMKQLLADIGTAVDASHQDYSEGEKHNTNLW
- a CDS encoding S8 family peptidase, with amino-acid sequence MSPTTARPTGRRRRALATAAALSLALGATLASALSHAPAAQAAVPAPVALSAADQPTQWWYDAMGYAELHKYGTGKGITVAVIDEPIDPSVPELKGKLASVTTLCPNKAVATGTGAAADHATNVASLIVGTGRGNGGPGVRGIAPDATLRFYALGRGDNDVCNNSFDQTMAQTMDRAVKDGAKIISISLDGGFNQPLFIAALARAERAGVIVVSGTDDQGGVDYPALANGVVSVNFVDRHAKLDPLAAHGTKSAGLVDIAAPGTNMLMGSHRGGRWVSGTCACRGSSLATPLVAGGLAAVWSHFPQATGNQLLQMMVNTPGLTRGSASGGGSGWVYGFRRVGSGFPAVKQSGGGFGWGIFDPADMMYRQPAQFPDVNPVLEISNDDKVLPTWSQVTGKPLPGQGSTATATGTASATSGGAAAAPHSADGGGSPLVWVLGGVVIVLVAAGGVAMAVRRGRSRQAPAEEKALEGSSHGSGI
- a CDS encoding WXG100 family type VII secretion target, translating into MAVASDGGGGYAGGPKEQELRKIYSFSSQAGPAAKDWSKAADDITALAKSVEATKSELSASWKGDAASAAFSAMDTLKSALDARAAQLHQVSDALSKAVAAANDAQTAYETRVATVPVSVDAQQYTSPGMCKTDGTTVPPKLDQAAYDQAVADQKAKREAAAGSVLTGLNSDMGAATAQVPVTGYHRKTAITVDRWPPKPPVQSGGGSGPSPFTGASTSGTNHYVSSSGWNTQSGDQTIAQVVPSFGSANPGSDFVTSADGTVSGVIPGADVSLPPGVSGVSGGSGSGLTGAAGVGGMLAGGISVGGILRGGSGAAKGGLSGLTSGLRGGLGSVVADGEAALGSAGGRGAAGMVRAGGALSGMPGGAGAAAGEAAGGRGGLMPGGGGGGGMGGSGAGGSAVRGASGAGKYGVPKLDGPGGRGSGAAAEGEAAERAAGSRGSAGSRAAGGTGGTAQGGGAGGGADGRQKRDRDYLTHEDEENWYDDETGASPSVWE